In Chiroxiphia lanceolata isolate bChiLan1 chromosome 2, bChiLan1.pri, whole genome shotgun sequence, a single genomic region encodes these proteins:
- the METTL21C gene encoding LOW QUALITY PROTEIN: protein-lysine methyltransferase METTL21C (The sequence of the model RefSeq protein was modified relative to this genomic sequence to represent the inferred CDS: deleted 1 base in 1 codon), producing MAKGPQEPAIRLAREESYSFQVHACIKTSGACIHPQETSRALHHHSSAMISAQQPSFPNKIQRAMDCPSEEEETCEEQCDSENCTCSSMHAESNTGSPVTLKILQNWVPRVSHYFDKEHYTYVGHRIIIQESIEHFGAVVWPGALALSQYLESNQEQFNLKDKKVLEIGAGTGLLSIVACILGAHVTATDLPEVLENLSYNISRNTQNMNMHKPEVRKLVWGEGLNEDFPVSTYHYDFILATDVVYHHAALDPLLATMVYFCKPGTVLLWANKFRFTTDYEFLEKLSNIFNTTILAEFPESNVKLLKATVREN from the exons ATGGCAAAGGGACCACAGGAG CCTGCAATCCGACTGGCCAGAGAGGAGAGTTATTCTTTTCAGGTGCACGCCTGTATA AAAACCTCTGGAGCATGTATCCACCCACAGGAAACTTCCCGTGCCCT CCATCACCA CTCTTCTGCTATGATCTCTGCACAGCAGCCATCATTCCCCAACAAAATTCAAAGAGCAATGGACTGCCCATCTGAGGAAGAAGAAACCTGTGAAGAGCAGTGTGACTCTGAAAACTGCACTTGCAGCTCCATGCATGCAGAATCCAACACAG GCTCACCAGTAACTCTCAAAATACTGCAGAACTGGGTTCCTAGAGTTTCGCACTACTTCGATAAAGAGCACTATACATATGTTGGCCACCGGATCATCATTCAGGAGTCCATAGAACACTTTGGAGCCGTGGTGTGGCCGGGG GCACTGGCTTTATCTCAATATCTGGAATCAAATCAAGAACAATTCAAcctcaaagacaaaaaagttttggaaattggtgctggaacaggcttgCTTTCCATTGTGGCCTGTATCTTAG GAGCTCATGTTACAGCTACCGATTTGCCTGAAGTTCTTGAAAATCTCTCATATAATATTTCAAGAAATACACAAAACATGAATATGCACAAACCTGAAGTGAGAAAACTGGTGTGGGGAGAAGGCCTCAACGAAGATTTTCCTGTATCAACTTACCATTATGATTTCATACTGGCAACTGATGTTGTGTACCATCATGCAGCTCTGGATCCCCTGCTAGCAACAATGGTGTATTTTTGTAAGCCAGGAACAGTATTACTATGGGCCAATAAATTCAGATTTACTACAGACTATGAATTTTTGGAAAAACTTTCCAATATATTTAACACAACTATTCTAGCAGAATTTCCAGAATCCAATGTCAAGTTGCTTAAagccacagtaagagaaaattaa